The proteins below are encoded in one region of Corynebacterium felinum:
- a CDS encoding HelD family protein, translating into MLNKDQIAAEIAREQSYVDGLFSRLDREVSQAQERLAQVQLRVDPSNPDAEALVDRETEYHGLHDRIDRLNIAQLGLVFGRIDVTVDNPSLIDNPVAENVDRRYIGRMGLDDREDDYRTLLVDWRAPMARPFYLATTAQPEGVLVRRHIRTKGRTVVGVDDEVLSGELAADELREESTGGHEARLGVASESALHRALHKARTGRMASIVETIQREQDEIIRDETRGVMVVEGGPGTGKTAVALHRVAYLLYTWREQLARTGVLIIGPNRTFLDYISRVLPELGETGVVLTTVGEMFPGVVPAHSESLLAREIKGSVEMVTILDRAVKSYQSLPDSPRVVTIEGIELLIDAATIKAARTRARRARRPHNVAQPLFAEALAEQLTIQMVEKIGADPLGGKNLLGLGDRAQLHDDIQEDPVTHALVQEFWPLLHPAQVLAELVESPERIAEVAFDYDEETQSALARECGTAWTASDAALVDEIAHLIGVDEQEDSLSAWSAEFSAAEETLEGLSSSASSDLDDELDAEVLSAFDVIDASELAQRQVVSDSRSTAQRALADVQWAYGHVIIDEAQELSPMEWRMVMRRVPNRWMTIVGDTSQTSSPAGVDSWADTLAPFVSQRFKKHQLTINYRTPEEIMAVANDVLAVFAPDVVPSVSLRRSHHPVEFSSEDPLVLAQRLREQDPQRLTAVIAAESAPGVLGVEEIKGLEFDHVVVVDPVRIVEASPQGYQDLFVVLTRATQTLTIVGDLEQVLVPQK; encoded by the coding sequence ATGCTGAATAAGGATCAGATTGCGGCGGAGATCGCCCGTGAGCAAAGTTATGTCGATGGGCTGTTTTCTCGCCTTGATCGGGAAGTGTCCCAGGCGCAGGAGCGTTTGGCGCAGGTGCAGTTGCGTGTGGATCCTTCGAATCCGGATGCTGAGGCTTTGGTGGATCGTGAGACGGAGTATCACGGTTTGCATGATCGTATTGATCGGCTGAATATCGCCCAGTTGGGTTTGGTTTTTGGACGTATTGATGTGACTGTGGATAATCCGAGCTTGATCGATAATCCGGTGGCTGAGAATGTGGATCGCCGCTATATCGGCCGTATGGGTTTGGATGATCGGGAGGATGATTACCGAACATTGCTTGTGGATTGGCGCGCGCCGATGGCTCGTCCTTTCTATTTGGCAACTACTGCACAGCCGGAGGGTGTGCTTGTTCGTCGGCATATCCGCACGAAGGGCCGCACGGTTGTGGGGGTGGATGATGAGGTTTTGAGTGGCGAGTTGGCTGCTGATGAGCTGCGTGAGGAGTCTACGGGCGGGCATGAGGCTCGTTTGGGGGTTGCGAGTGAGTCGGCGTTGCATCGTGCGTTGCATAAGGCTCGTACTGGGCGTATGGCCTCGATCGTGGAGACTATTCAGCGCGAGCAGGATGAGATTATTCGCGATGAGACGCGTGGGGTGATGGTGGTTGAGGGTGGCCCGGGTACGGGTAAGACTGCTGTGGCGTTGCATCGTGTTGCGTACTTGTTGTACACGTGGCGTGAGCAGTTGGCGCGTACGGGTGTGTTGATTATTGGTCCGAATCGGACGTTTTTGGATTATATTTCGCGCGTGTTGCCTGAGTTGGGTGAGACGGGTGTTGTGTTGACGACTGTGGGCGAGATGTTTCCGGGTGTTGTGCCTGCGCATTCTGAGTCATTGTTGGCGCGGGAGATTAAGGGTTCGGTTGAGATGGTGACGATTCTTGATCGTGCTGTGAAGTCGTATCAGTCGCTTCCCGACTCGCCGCGTGTGGTGACGATCGAGGGCATTGAATTGCTTATCGACGCCGCCACGATCAAGGCTGCGCGGACTCGGGCTCGTCGGGCTCGTCGTCCGCATAATGTGGCGCAGCCACTGTTCGCCGAGGCTTTGGCTGAACAGTTGACGATCCAAATGGTGGAAAAGATTGGTGCGGATCCTTTGGGTGGGAAGAATTTGTTGGGGCTGGGTGATCGGGCGCAGCTTCATGATGATATTCAGGAGGATCCGGTCACTCATGCGTTGGTGCAGGAGTTTTGGCCGTTGCTACATCCGGCGCAGGTGTTGGCGGAGTTGGTGGAGAGCCCTGAGCGTATTGCTGAGGTTGCTTTTGATTATGATGAGGAAACTCAATCGGCGCTTGCTCGCGAGTGTGGCACTGCGTGGACGGCTTCTGATGCTGCGCTGGTTGATGAGATTGCTCATCTGATTGGTGTGGATGAGCAGGAGGATTCGCTTTCGGCGTGGAGTGCGGAGTTTTCAGCTGCTGAGGAAACGTTGGAGGGTTTGAGTTCTTCGGCGAGTTCCGATTTGGATGATGAGTTGGATGCCGAGGTTTTGTCGGCTTTCGACGTGATTGATGCCAGCGAGTTGGCGCAGCGTCAGGTGGTGTCGGATTCGCGTTCGACGGCGCAGCGGGCTTTGGCTGATGTGCAGTGGGCTTATGGACATGTGATTATCGATGAAGCCCAGGAGTTAAGTCCGATGGAGTGGCGTATGGTGATGCGTCGTGTTCCTAATCGGTGGATGACGATTGTGGGTGATACTTCGCAAACGAGTAGCCCCGCTGGGGTGGATTCGTGGGCGGATACGTTGGCACCGTTTGTGTCTCAGCGTTTTAAGAAGCACCAGTTGACTATTAATTACCGCACGCCTGAGGAGATTATGGCGGTGGCCAATGATGTGTTGGCGGTGTTTGCGCCGGATGTGGTTCCGAGTGTGTCATTGCGTCGTTCGCATCATCCGGTGGAGTTTAGTTCGGAGGATCCGTTGGTTCTTGCCCAGCGGTTACGCGAGCAGGATCCGCAGCGTTTGACTGCGGTGATTGCAGCGGAATCTGCGCCTGGTGTGTTGGGTGTGGAGGAGATTAAGGGTTTGGAATTTGACCACGTGGTAGTGGTTGATCCTGTTCGGATTGTGGAGGCTTCGCCGCAGGGCTATCAGGATCTATTTGTTGTGCTCACGCGGGCAACACAGACACTGACAATCGTCGGCGATTTAGAGCAAGTTTTAGTACCGCAGAAATAA
- a CDS encoding DoxX family protein has product MLRKLARPMVASVYIADGADTVLNTQAHVEGTQMVMRQLRVVLPRRYYKMIPQNPELITQAIGATKVAAGSILALGKAPRTSASVLALLSVPTILARHAFWETQDAEEKTARRQGFLTSVALLGGLFITSADTAGKPGLKWRAQKAAKKANKQIQQALPTQSESEKIVASASEWLDGARQESSKLVDSASEWIEDATEKVSSFVEDNRDDWADTAREWLDRAQENSKVAKKKVLKAAVAAQDKAQAAFADAQDATGRTAKKATKQADKLQVQAQKAFARAQKKLDKKF; this is encoded by the coding sequence ATGCTTCGTAAGCTCGCTCGCCCAATGGTGGCGTCCGTCTACATCGCCGATGGTGCGGATACTGTTTTGAATACCCAGGCTCATGTTGAGGGCACTCAGATGGTTATGCGTCAGCTGCGCGTTGTTTTGCCCCGCCGCTACTACAAGATGATTCCGCAGAATCCAGAGCTGATCACTCAGGCTATTGGTGCGACAAAGGTTGCTGCGGGGTCGATCCTTGCACTGGGTAAGGCTCCTCGCACTTCCGCTTCTGTTCTTGCGCTGTTGAGTGTTCCTACGATTCTTGCCCGCCACGCTTTTTGGGAGACCCAAGATGCTGAGGAGAAAACGGCGCGCCGTCAGGGCTTCCTCACCTCTGTTGCTTTGCTGGGTGGTTTGTTCATTACCAGTGCTGACACTGCCGGTAAGCCGGGGTTGAAGTGGCGTGCGCAGAAGGCTGCGAAGAAGGCCAATAAGCAGATCCAACAGGCGTTGCCTACTCAGTCGGAGTCGGAGAAGATTGTTGCTTCCGCCTCTGAGTGGTTGGATGGTGCACGTCAGGAATCCTCGAAGTTGGTTGATTCTGCTTCTGAGTGGATTGAGGATGCCACTGAGAAGGTGTCGAGCTTTGTTGAGGACAATCGCGACGATTGGGCTGATACTGCCCGCGAGTGGTTGGATCGTGCTCAGGAAAATTCCAAGGTGGCTAAGAAGAAGGTGCTGAAGGCTGCGGTTGCAGCTCAGGATAAGGCACAGGCTGCTTTTGCTGATGCGCAGGATGCTACCGGTCGTACGGCGAAGAAGGCGACGAAGCAGGCTGATAAGTTGCAGGTTCAGGCGCAAAAGGCGTTTGCTCGTGCGCAGAAGAAGTTGGATAAGAAGTTCTAG
- a CDS encoding MBL fold metallo-hydrolase produces the protein MKPLTLNRIAVDPFDNNCYFVCAGDEALLIDAANNAPALLKRAEELQVRITHLLTTHRHADHVQALAEVLAATGATHFASALDAPSLPVAVDVKLEHGDVLPFAGYEFPVIVLRGHTEGGAALVVELDGVTNIFVGDSLFPGGVGKTDSPEHFEQLFSDVTTRLFDVYDDDTVIWPGHGANTTLGAERGGLDEWKQRGW, from the coding sequence ATGAAACCTTTAACGCTTAACCGTATCGCAGTTGACCCCTTTGATAACAATTGCTACTTTGTGTGCGCTGGCGATGAAGCTTTGCTTATCGACGCCGCCAACAACGCCCCCGCACTTTTGAAGCGCGCTGAGGAACTTCAGGTTCGGATCACGCATCTGCTCACCACCCACCGGCATGCCGATCATGTTCAGGCTCTTGCTGAGGTTCTCGCTGCTACTGGTGCTACGCATTTCGCTTCCGCCCTCGATGCCCCTTCCCTGCCCGTGGCTGTGGATGTGAAGTTGGAGCATGGCGATGTACTGCCGTTTGCTGGCTATGAGTTCCCAGTGATTGTTCTGCGGGGACATACTGAGGGTGGTGCTGCACTCGTGGTGGAATTGGATGGGGTCACGAATATTTTTGTTGGCGACAGCTTGTTCCCAGGCGGGGTAGGTAAAACGGATTCCCCTGAGCACTTCGAGCAATTGTTTTCCGACGTCACTACCAGGCTGTTTGATGTTTATGACGATGACACTGTTATTTGGCCGGGCCATGGTGCAAACACCACATTGGGTGCGGAGCGCGGCGGTCTCGACGAGTGGAAACAGCGGGGTTGGTAA
- the uvrA gene encoding excinuclease ABC subunit UvrA gives MADRLVVRGAREHNLKGVDIDIPRDAMVVFTGLSGSGKSSLAFDTIFAEGQRRYVESLSAYARQFLGQMDKPDVDFIEGLSPAVSIDQKSTNRNPRSTVGTITEVYDYLRLLYARAGVAHCPVCDEKIESQTPQQIVDQVLEMEEGLKFQVLAPVVRSRKGEFVDLFQELSSQGFARVRVDGQVHQLTSPPELKKQIKHDIEVVVDRLQVKASQKQRLTDSVETALTLADGVVELEFISLPEDDPARIRRFSEKMSCPNNHPIGVDELEPRSFSFNSPFGACPACDGLGTKMEVDLDLVVPDKDAPVISAIHPFSIGAGEGYYQKLLSGFCEVIDVDPQTPFNQLTDEQRDLILNGAPDKVTVKYKNRYGRSRTWSSTYEGVLPNLQRRLEGTDSDSQKDRLMAYMRETPCPTCKGARLRPEILAVRLGSQSHGEMSIADVTALSVEEAAAFLDSLSLNSRQTMIAGAVLKEIQARLKFLIDVGLTYLTLNRAAGTLSGGEAQRIRLATQIGSGLAGVLYVLDEPSIGLHQRDNQRLIATLERLRDIGNTLIVVEHDEDTIRAADWLIDIGPNAGEFGGEVVYQGKPEGIKKCKDSITGAYLSGRMKLGVPDTRRTIDPLRTLKVVGAKENNLQGIDVEIPLGVLACVTGVSGSGKSTVVNQILAKNLANALNRARQVPGRATRVEGIEHLDKLVQVDQSPIGRTPRSNPATYTGVFDKVRTLFAETTEAKVRGYKPGRFSFNVKGGRCEACQGDGTLKIEMNFLPDVYVPCEVCHGARYNRETLEVRYKGKNIAEVLEMSIAEAADFFEPITSIHRYLKTLTEVGLGYVRLGQSATTLSGGEAQRVKLASELQKRSNGRTVYILDEPTTGLHFEDIRKLMLVIQGLVDKGNSVIIIEHNLDVIKAADWIVDMGPEGGSGGGRVVAEGTPEQVAQVEGSYTGQFLKEMLANT, from the coding sequence GTGGCAGACCGTCTCGTGGTCCGCGGCGCGCGCGAACACAACTTAAAAGGCGTCGACATCGACATACCGCGCGACGCGATGGTGGTATTTACAGGGCTTTCTGGCTCCGGTAAATCCTCCCTCGCCTTCGACACCATCTTCGCTGAAGGGCAGCGGCGCTACGTCGAAAGCCTCAGCGCCTACGCCCGCCAATTTCTCGGCCAGATGGATAAACCTGATGTCGACTTCATCGAAGGGCTCTCACCGGCAGTGTCGATCGACCAAAAATCGACCAACCGCAACCCGCGCTCAACCGTGGGCACCATCACCGAAGTGTATGACTACCTGCGTCTTCTCTACGCGCGTGCGGGTGTTGCGCACTGCCCAGTGTGTGATGAAAAAATTGAGAGCCAAACGCCACAGCAAATCGTTGATCAGGTGTTGGAGATGGAAGAGGGGCTGAAATTTCAGGTCCTTGCCCCTGTCGTGCGTTCCCGCAAAGGCGAGTTCGTTGACTTGTTCCAGGAGCTCTCATCCCAAGGTTTCGCCCGTGTGCGCGTCGACGGTCAGGTGCACCAGCTCACGAGCCCGCCTGAGCTGAAAAAACAGATCAAGCATGACATTGAAGTGGTAGTCGACCGCTTGCAGGTAAAAGCATCGCAGAAGCAGCGACTGACCGATTCCGTGGAAACAGCACTGACGCTTGCCGACGGCGTGGTCGAGCTTGAGTTCATCTCACTGCCCGAAGACGACCCAGCGCGGATTCGCCGCTTCAGTGAGAAGATGTCCTGCCCCAACAACCACCCTATTGGCGTGGATGAGTTGGAGCCGCGTTCATTTTCTTTTAACTCACCTTTCGGCGCGTGTCCTGCCTGCGACGGTTTGGGCACAAAGATGGAAGTTGATCTCGATCTTGTGGTACCCGATAAGGATGCACCAGTTATCTCGGCGATCCATCCTTTCAGCATTGGTGCAGGCGAAGGCTACTACCAAAAACTCCTCAGCGGTTTCTGTGAAGTGATTGATGTGGATCCTCAGACCCCTTTCAACCAGCTCACTGATGAGCAGCGCGACCTCATTCTCAATGGTGCACCCGATAAGGTGACGGTGAAATACAAAAACCGTTATGGGCGTTCACGCACGTGGAGTTCCACCTATGAAGGCGTGTTGCCGAACCTTCAGCGTCGCCTCGAAGGTACGGATTCAGATTCTCAAAAAGACCGACTCATGGCCTACATGCGCGAAACGCCGTGTCCTACCTGTAAGGGGGCGCGTCTGCGCCCTGAAATTCTCGCGGTGCGCCTTGGCTCTCAGTCGCATGGTGAGATGTCCATTGCTGATGTGACCGCGCTGAGTGTGGAAGAAGCAGCAGCATTCTTAGATTCGTTGAGCCTTAATTCCCGTCAGACAATGATCGCGGGTGCCGTGTTGAAAGAAATTCAAGCGCGCCTGAAATTCCTCATCGATGTGGGTTTGACCTACCTCACGCTCAACCGTGCCGCAGGCACCCTTTCTGGTGGCGAGGCCCAGCGCATTCGCTTGGCAACCCAAATCGGTTCGGGTTTGGCAGGTGTGTTATACGTGCTTGATGAGCCTTCGATTGGTTTGCACCAGCGCGACAACCAACGCTTGATCGCCACTTTGGAGCGTTTGCGCGATATCGGCAACACCTTGATTGTTGTGGAGCATGATGAAGACACTATCCGTGCAGCTGACTGGCTCATCGACATCGGTCCCAATGCTGGTGAATTTGGCGGCGAAGTGGTGTACCAAGGTAAGCCTGAAGGAATTAAGAAGTGTAAAGATTCCATCACCGGCGCCTACCTGTCGGGTCGCATGAAATTGGGTGTGCCCGACACACGACGCACTATCGACCCTTTACGCACCTTGAAAGTGGTCGGTGCGAAGGAGAACAACCTTCAGGGTATTGATGTGGAAATCCCCTTGGGTGTTCTCGCGTGTGTGACAGGGGTGTCGGGTTCCGGTAAATCCACCGTAGTGAACCAAATTTTGGCGAAAAACCTCGCCAACGCGCTGAATCGTGCACGCCAAGTACCAGGCCGAGCAACGCGCGTGGAGGGCATCGAACATCTCGACAAGCTTGTTCAGGTTGATCAAAGCCCCATTGGGCGCACCCCGCGCTCAAACCCAGCTACTTACACGGGCGTGTTTGATAAGGTGCGCACGCTGTTTGCCGAAACCACTGAGGCAAAAGTGCGTGGCTACAAGCCGGGGCGTTTTTCGTTCAATGTGAAAGGCGGTCGTTGCGAAGCCTGCCAAGGTGATGGCACGTTGAAGATCGAAATGAACTTCCTGCCTGATGTGTATGTGCCCTGCGAAGTCTGCCATGGTGCCCGCTATAACCGTGAAACGCTTGAGGTGCGCTACAAAGGCAAGAACATTGCGGAGGTTTTGGAGATGTCTATCGCGGAGGCGGCAGATTTCTTCGAGCCAATCACGTCAATTCATCGTTATCTCAAAACCCTCACTGAGGTTGGTCTTGGCTATGTGCGTTTGGGGCAATCGGCCACGACGCTGTCGGGCGGTGAGGCTCAGCGTGTGAAATTGGCGTCGGAGCTGCAAAAACGCTCTAATGGCCGGACTGTGTATATTCTCGACGAGCCTACTACGGGCTTGCACTTTGAGGATATTCGCAAGCTGATGCTGGTGATTCAAGGGCTGGTGGATAAGGGCAATTCGGTGATTATTATCGAGCACAATCTCGATGTGATCAAGGCTGCCGACTGGATTGTTGATATGGGCCCGGAGGGTGGTTCCGGTGGTGGCCGAGTGGTTGCCGAAGGTACACCAGAGCAGGTTGCGCAGGTGGAGGGATCCTATACGGGTCAGTTCTTGAAAGAAATGCTGGCAAACACTTAG
- the ltrA gene encoding group II intron reverse transcriptase/maturase encodes MSADVGEVSTGAGADLWNQVFSGGNLRTALERVKTNKGAAGVDGVGVEDIDVYLREHWSGIRERLDAGTYKPLPVREVMILKPSGGWRMLGVPTVVDRVICQAIAQVLTPIFDVGFVPVSFGFRPQRSAHMALKTARGFLNEGYVWVVEVDLSKYFDTVNHDMLMSRVARKVDDKRVLKLIRAYLNAGIMADGVVRCSDAGTPQGSPLSPLLSNIMLDDFDHYLASKGTKFVRYADDIRVFVRSKRAAQRALAQSGKFLEGKLKLRVNQEKSTICHAIKAELLGYGFYLVRGDQYRFRLTKATKMRVLARVKELTARSWSVSMEYRIDRLNKYLRGWLGYFALADAKVFLNRLDEHLRRRLRMCVWKQWKRIRTRIRNLCRLGVDKQKAYEWANTSKSYWRIAGSWVLTTTLTNAYWNDQNLVSAVAYWNYKHSQYSVLV; translated from the coding sequence GTGTCTGCCGATGTAGGGGAAGTGTCAACTGGTGCGGGTGCTGATCTGTGGAATCAAGTCTTTTCAGGTGGCAATCTCCGCACTGCATTAGAGCGGGTTAAGACGAATAAGGGTGCTGCTGGTGTGGACGGGGTAGGTGTTGAGGATATTGACGTTTATCTGCGCGAACACTGGAGTGGCATTCGTGAGCGTCTTGACGCGGGAACGTATAAGCCGTTGCCGGTTCGTGAGGTGATGATCCTAAAGCCTTCGGGTGGTTGGCGTATGCTTGGTGTTCCGACTGTTGTTGATCGTGTGATTTGTCAGGCGATCGCGCAGGTACTTACGCCTATCTTTGATGTGGGGTTTGTGCCTGTGTCTTTTGGTTTCAGGCCTCAACGTAGCGCACATATGGCGTTAAAGACCGCACGTGGGTTTCTTAACGAGGGGTATGTGTGGGTTGTTGAGGTTGATTTGTCGAAGTATTTCGACACGGTTAATCACGACATGTTGATGTCGAGGGTGGCTCGTAAGGTTGACGATAAGCGCGTGTTGAAGCTTATTCGGGCGTATTTAAACGCTGGGATTATGGCTGATGGTGTTGTTCGGTGTAGTGATGCAGGGACTCCGCAGGGGTCACCGTTATCGCCGTTGTTGAGCAATATCATGTTGGATGATTTTGATCATTATCTTGCATCTAAGGGCACGAAGTTTGTTCGTTATGCTGATGATATTCGGGTCTTTGTTCGTTCCAAGCGTGCTGCGCAGCGTGCGCTTGCCCAGTCTGGGAAGTTTCTGGAGGGGAAGTTAAAGCTGCGGGTTAATCAGGAGAAGTCCACTATTTGTCATGCGATTAAGGCGGAGCTTTTAGGCTATGGGTTCTATCTGGTTCGTGGTGATCAGTATCGGTTTCGACTTACTAAGGCCACGAAGATGAGGGTTTTAGCCCGAGTGAAAGAGCTTACGGCAAGATCGTGGTCGGTGTCGATGGAGTATCGCATTGACCGGTTAAACAAATATTTGCGTGGATGGCTTGGTTATTTCGCGTTGGCGGATGCGAAGGTGTTTCTTAACCGGCTGGATGAGCATCTTCGTCGTCGACTGCGGATGTGCGTATGGAAGCAGTGGAAACGTATCCGAACGCGGATACGGAACCTCTGCCGCTTGGGTGTGGATAAACAAAAGGCCTATGAGTGGGCTAATACCAGTAAGTCCTACTGGCGTATCGCTGGCTCGTGGGTGCTTACAACCACGCTTACTAATGCGTATTGGAATGACCAGAACCTCGTATCAGCCGTGGCGTATTGGAACTATAAGCACAGTCAATACTCTGTATTGGTGTAA
- the infC gene encoding translation initiation factor IF-3: MLLEEYPISAEARINERIRVPEVRLVGPNGEQVGIVRIDDARKLAYDADLDLVEVAPNAKPPVCKIMDYGKFKYEQAQKAREARKNQQQTVVKEQKFRPKIDDHDYETKKSNVIRFLEKGSKVKVTIMFRGREQSRPELGTRLLERLAEDVAEYGVVESKPKQDGRNMTMVFGPVRKGKK; this comes from the coding sequence TTGCTACTTGAGGAGTACCCCATCAGCGCTGAAGCTCGCATTAATGAGCGAATCCGAGTTCCCGAGGTCCGCCTAGTCGGCCCAAACGGGGAGCAGGTTGGTATCGTTCGTATCGACGATGCCCGCAAGCTCGCATATGATGCTGACCTCGACCTTGTTGAGGTTGCGCCTAATGCTAAGCCGCCCGTGTGCAAGATCATGGATTACGGCAAGTTCAAATACGAACAGGCCCAGAAGGCTCGTGAGGCGCGCAAGAATCAGCAGCAGACTGTGGTCAAGGAGCAGAAGTTCCGTCCGAAAATCGATGACCATGATTACGAGACGAAGAAGAGCAATGTGATCCGCTTCCTCGAAAAGGGCTCCAAGGTAAAGGTCACCATCATGTTCCGCGGCCGTGAGCAGTCGCGACCTGAATTGGGTACTCGCCTTCTTGAGCGTCTGGCAGAGGATGTCGCCGAGTACGGCGTCGTCGAGTCGAAGCCAAAGCAGGACGGTCGTAATATGACCATGGTCTTCGGCCCGGTGCGCAAGGGCAAGAAGTAA
- the rpmI gene encoding 50S ribosomal protein L35 encodes MKQKTHKGTAKRIKTTGSGKLRREQANRRHLLEGKPSTRTRRLKGTEDVAPADVKRVKRLLGKA; translated from the coding sequence ATGAAGCAGAAGACCCACAAGGGTACCGCTAAGCGAATCAAGACCACCGGTTCCGGCAAGCTGCGTCGTGAGCAGGCCAACCGCCGCCACCTCCTTGAGGGCAAGCCATCCACCCGTACCCGTCGTCTGAAGGGCACTGAGGATGTAGCTCCAGCTGATGTCAAGCGCGTGAAGCGCCTGCTGGGCAAGGCTTAA